In the Euphorbia lathyris chromosome 5, ddEupLath1.1, whole genome shotgun sequence genome, one interval contains:
- the LOC136231076 gene encoding DNA-directed RNA polymerase subunit 10-like protein has protein sequence MIIPVRCFTCGKVIGNKWDTYLDLLQADYSEGDALDALGLVRYCCRRMLMTHVDLIEKLLNYNTLERSEGS, from the exons ATGATCATTCCAGTTCGTTGTTTCACTTGTGGCAAG GTCATTGGTAACAAATGGGATACCTATCTTGATCTTCTTCAAGCAGATTACTctgaagg AGATGCTCTTGATGCCCTTGGGTTGGTCCGTTATTGCTGCAGAAGAATGCTCATGACGCATGTTGACCTCATTGAGAAGCTTTTGAACTACAATa CTCTAGAGAGAAGTGagggcagctga